A stretch of Electrophorus electricus isolate fEleEle1 chromosome 3, fEleEle1.pri, whole genome shotgun sequence DNA encodes these proteins:
- the taf1b gene encoding TATA box-binding protein-associated factor RNA polymerase I subunit B isoform X2, whose amino-acid sequence MDEDLTEGYSEPCGQCGNVCWGLTDAEQFFCKNCHNVIERTKDVVDSSTYSANNRISHFPSGTRKRNGRGGRKWIVCEGFQFILKHQAEALVGLGVCPEFKKKVLWNFWMRYLQKTRQAYTKNPRITNGSPGDITSDSEPESLALNESSEASLPNRVSSALEDSGNTSDGKLSVCSGSLDAAYYSFAKESKSRHLMTMPRTLALCHLALLWMREAITLADLLRLVSKRHVPYINVHEHFPEEMKIFGKDCKFFIAESIPSYRMVHREASLLAKVMELPTFPPVSQDCLLHPALLCLRYTMDANLPDELHLLVCKVMEKTAMGNDFFLTFDPAGPKQRLPCYDLQAAALIIVTMKLLFKLDDQTEWMLSRKADKRREKHHMKKKTTTGSKMFSLRRWYMSVQPALESAREREEQAEARQAWKSKKPVVPNLKNKTLVLKRRRVVEQLQSNFHTLTGSTMEQQPPAPSSFLFLWGTEEGADGPSLHHKRLAFLMEKKGRARCLVNRKYWHPALRLCHPRECREHFLELESSLPRMYVWLLGLFSFLLGVSQAQLHGEVIQVERRLLRGKGMR is encoded by the exons ATGGACGAAGATCTTACA GAAGGTTACAGTGAACCATGTGGGCAGTGCGGGAATGTATGCTGGGGCCTAACAGATGCGGAGCAGTTTTTCTGTAAGAACTGCCACAACGTTATTGAG AGAACAAAAGACGTTGTGGATTCTAGCACATACTCTGCGAACAACAGGATATCTCATTTTCCATCAGGCACTCGAAAGAGAAATGGCAGAG GTGGACGAAAGTGGATAGTGTGTGAAGGCTTTCAGTTTATCCTAAAACATCAGGCAGAAGCTTTGGTTGGTCTGGGTGTCTGCCCTGAATTTAAG AAAAAGGTGTTATGGAATTTCTGGATGCGATACCTGCAGAAGACCAGACAGGCTTACACGAAGAACCCAAGGATCACAAACGGAAGTCCAGGG GATATAACTTCTGACAGTGAGCCTGAGTCTTTAGCTCTGAATGAATCATCTGAAGCATCGCTGCCCAACAGGGTTTCCTCAGCGCTGGAAGACTCTG GAAACACCAGCGATGGGAAGTTGTCAGTGTGTTCAGGCTCCCTGGACGCCGCATACTACTCCTTTGCAAAGGAGAGTAAAAGCCGCCATCTTATGACCATGCCTCGAACGCTGGCCCTGTGCCACTTGGCCCTGCTCTGGATGCGAGAGGCCATCACACTCGCAGACTTGCTCAG GCTGGTGTCCAAAAGGCATGTCCCTTACATTAACGTGCATGAGCATTTCCCTGAAGAGATGAAGATCTTTGGCAAGGATTGCAAGTTCTTTATAGCTGAG TCCATCCCCTCCTACAGGATGGTGCACAGGGAGGCATCACTGCTGGCTAAGGTCATGGAGCTACCCACCTTCCCTCCTGTTTCCCAGGATTGCCTCCTCCACCCAGCTCTGCTCTGCCTCCGCTACACAATGGATGCCAACCTTCCTG ATGAGCTTCATTTGTTGGTATGTAAGGTAATGGAGAAGACGGCTATGGGGAACGACTTCtttctgacctttgaccctgctGGGCCTAAGCAGAGACTCCCCTGTTACGACCTTCAGGCAGCAGCGCTCATCATTGTGACCATGAAGCTTCTGTTCAAGCTGGATGATCAGACAGAGTG GATGCTGTCCAGGAAGGCAGATAAACGAAGAGAAAAACACCACATGAAGAAAAAGACCACAACAG GCAGCAAGATGTTCAGTTTGAGACGGTGGTATATGAGTGTCCAGCCTGCGCTGGAGAgtgccagggagagagaggagcaggctgaGGCCAG GCAGGCATGGAAATCCAAGAAGCCTGTCGTTCCAAACTTGAAAAACAAGACTTTGGTCCTAAAAAGGAGAC GTGTAGTTGAGCAGCTGCAGAGCAATTTCCATACTCTCACTGGTTCCACTATGGAGCAGCAGCCTCCCGCACCATCCAGCTTCCTTTTCCTATGGGGAACAGAAGAAGGTGCGGACGGACCCAGCCTCCACCATAAGCGCCTGGCCTTCCTGAtggagaaaaaaggaagagCCCGGTGCCTTGTCAACCGCAAGTATTGGCACCCAGCCTTGAGGCTTTGCCACCCACG aGAATGCAGGGAACATTTCTTGGAGCTGGAGTCTAGCTTGCCCAGGATGTATGTGTGGCTGCTGGGGCTTTTCTCCTTCCTGCTGGGGGTCAGTCAGGCACAACTGCATGGTGAGGTCATCCAGGTGGAGAGGCGTCTGCTGAGGGGCAAAGGCATGCGTTAA
- the taf1b gene encoding TATA box-binding protein-associated factor RNA polymerase I subunit B isoform X1, giving the protein MDEDLTEGYSEPCGQCGNVCWGLTDAEQFFCKNCHNVIERTKDVVDSSTYSANNRISHFPSGTRKRNGREGGRKWIVCEGFQFILKHQAEALVGLGVCPEFKKKVLWNFWMRYLQKTRQAYTKNPRITNGSPGDITSDSEPESLALNESSEASLPNRVSSALEDSGNTSDGKLSVCSGSLDAAYYSFAKESKSRHLMTMPRTLALCHLALLWMREAITLADLLRLVSKRHVPYINVHEHFPEEMKIFGKDCKFFIAESIPSYRMVHREASLLAKVMELPTFPPVSQDCLLHPALLCLRYTMDANLPDELHLLVCKVMEKTAMGNDFFLTFDPAGPKQRLPCYDLQAAALIIVTMKLLFKLDDQTEWMLSRKADKRREKHHMKKKTTTGSKMFSLRRWYMSVQPALESAREREEQAEARQAWKSKKPVVPNLKNKTLVLKRRRVVEQLQSNFHTLTGSTMEQQPPAPSSFLFLWGTEEGADGPSLHHKRLAFLMEKKGRARCLVNRKYWHPALRLCHPRECREHFLELESSLPRMYVWLLGLFSFLLGVSQAQLHGEVIQVERRLLRGKGMR; this is encoded by the exons ATGGACGAAGATCTTACA GAAGGTTACAGTGAACCATGTGGGCAGTGCGGGAATGTATGCTGGGGCCTAACAGATGCGGAGCAGTTTTTCTGTAAGAACTGCCACAACGTTATTGAG AGAACAAAAGACGTTGTGGATTCTAGCACATACTCTGCGAACAACAGGATATCTCATTTTCCATCAGGCACTCGAAAGAGAAATGGCAGAG AAGGTGGACGAAAGTGGATAGTGTGTGAAGGCTTTCAGTTTATCCTAAAACATCAGGCAGAAGCTTTGGTTGGTCTGGGTGTCTGCCCTGAATTTAAG AAAAAGGTGTTATGGAATTTCTGGATGCGATACCTGCAGAAGACCAGACAGGCTTACACGAAGAACCCAAGGATCACAAACGGAAGTCCAGGG GATATAACTTCTGACAGTGAGCCTGAGTCTTTAGCTCTGAATGAATCATCTGAAGCATCGCTGCCCAACAGGGTTTCCTCAGCGCTGGAAGACTCTG GAAACACCAGCGATGGGAAGTTGTCAGTGTGTTCAGGCTCCCTGGACGCCGCATACTACTCCTTTGCAAAGGAGAGTAAAAGCCGCCATCTTATGACCATGCCTCGAACGCTGGCCCTGTGCCACTTGGCCCTGCTCTGGATGCGAGAGGCCATCACACTCGCAGACTTGCTCAG GCTGGTGTCCAAAAGGCATGTCCCTTACATTAACGTGCATGAGCATTTCCCTGAAGAGATGAAGATCTTTGGCAAGGATTGCAAGTTCTTTATAGCTGAG TCCATCCCCTCCTACAGGATGGTGCACAGGGAGGCATCACTGCTGGCTAAGGTCATGGAGCTACCCACCTTCCCTCCTGTTTCCCAGGATTGCCTCCTCCACCCAGCTCTGCTCTGCCTCCGCTACACAATGGATGCCAACCTTCCTG ATGAGCTTCATTTGTTGGTATGTAAGGTAATGGAGAAGACGGCTATGGGGAACGACTTCtttctgacctttgaccctgctGGGCCTAAGCAGAGACTCCCCTGTTACGACCTTCAGGCAGCAGCGCTCATCATTGTGACCATGAAGCTTCTGTTCAAGCTGGATGATCAGACAGAGTG GATGCTGTCCAGGAAGGCAGATAAACGAAGAGAAAAACACCACATGAAGAAAAAGACCACAACAG GCAGCAAGATGTTCAGTTTGAGACGGTGGTATATGAGTGTCCAGCCTGCGCTGGAGAgtgccagggagagagaggagcaggctgaGGCCAG GCAGGCATGGAAATCCAAGAAGCCTGTCGTTCCAAACTTGAAAAACAAGACTTTGGTCCTAAAAAGGAGAC GTGTAGTTGAGCAGCTGCAGAGCAATTTCCATACTCTCACTGGTTCCACTATGGAGCAGCAGCCTCCCGCACCATCCAGCTTCCTTTTCCTATGGGGAACAGAAGAAGGTGCGGACGGACCCAGCCTCCACCATAAGCGCCTGGCCTTCCTGAtggagaaaaaaggaagagCCCGGTGCCTTGTCAACCGCAAGTATTGGCACCCAGCCTTGAGGCTTTGCCACCCACG aGAATGCAGGGAACATTTCTTGGAGCTGGAGTCTAGCTTGCCCAGGATGTATGTGTGGCTGCTGGGGCTTTTCTCCTTCCTGCTGGGGGTCAGTCAGGCACAACTGCATGGTGAGGTCATCCAGGTGGAGAGGCGTCTGCTGAGGGGCAAAGGCATGCGTTAA
- the taf1b gene encoding TATA box-binding protein-associated factor RNA polymerase I subunit B isoform X3: MDEDLTEGYSEPCGQCGNVCWGLTDAEQFFCKNCHNVIERTKDVVDSSTYSANNRISHFPSGTRKRNGREGGRKWIVCEGFQFILKHQAEALVGLGVCPEFKKKVLWNFWMRYLQKTRQAYTKNPRITNGSPGDITSDSEPESLALNESSEASLPNRVSSALEDSGNTSDGKLSVCSGSLDAAYYSFAKESKSRHLMTMPRTLALCHLALLWMREAITLADLLRLVSKRHVPYINVHEHFPEEMKIFGKDCKFFIAESIPSYRMVHREASLLAKVMELPTFPPVSQDCLLHPALLCLRYTMDANLPDELHLLVCKVMEKTAMGNDFFLTFDPAGPKQRLPCYDLQAAALIIVTMKLLFKLDDQTEWMLSRKADKRREKHHMKKKTTTGSKMFSLRRWYMSVQPALESAREREEQAEARQAWKSKKPVVPNLKNKTLVLKRRRLNLAWT, translated from the exons ATGGACGAAGATCTTACA GAAGGTTACAGTGAACCATGTGGGCAGTGCGGGAATGTATGCTGGGGCCTAACAGATGCGGAGCAGTTTTTCTGTAAGAACTGCCACAACGTTATTGAG AGAACAAAAGACGTTGTGGATTCTAGCACATACTCTGCGAACAACAGGATATCTCATTTTCCATCAGGCACTCGAAAGAGAAATGGCAGAG AAGGTGGACGAAAGTGGATAGTGTGTGAAGGCTTTCAGTTTATCCTAAAACATCAGGCAGAAGCTTTGGTTGGTCTGGGTGTCTGCCCTGAATTTAAG AAAAAGGTGTTATGGAATTTCTGGATGCGATACCTGCAGAAGACCAGACAGGCTTACACGAAGAACCCAAGGATCACAAACGGAAGTCCAGGG GATATAACTTCTGACAGTGAGCCTGAGTCTTTAGCTCTGAATGAATCATCTGAAGCATCGCTGCCCAACAGGGTTTCCTCAGCGCTGGAAGACTCTG GAAACACCAGCGATGGGAAGTTGTCAGTGTGTTCAGGCTCCCTGGACGCCGCATACTACTCCTTTGCAAAGGAGAGTAAAAGCCGCCATCTTATGACCATGCCTCGAACGCTGGCCCTGTGCCACTTGGCCCTGCTCTGGATGCGAGAGGCCATCACACTCGCAGACTTGCTCAG GCTGGTGTCCAAAAGGCATGTCCCTTACATTAACGTGCATGAGCATTTCCCTGAAGAGATGAAGATCTTTGGCAAGGATTGCAAGTTCTTTATAGCTGAG TCCATCCCCTCCTACAGGATGGTGCACAGGGAGGCATCACTGCTGGCTAAGGTCATGGAGCTACCCACCTTCCCTCCTGTTTCCCAGGATTGCCTCCTCCACCCAGCTCTGCTCTGCCTCCGCTACACAATGGATGCCAACCTTCCTG ATGAGCTTCATTTGTTGGTATGTAAGGTAATGGAGAAGACGGCTATGGGGAACGACTTCtttctgacctttgaccctgctGGGCCTAAGCAGAGACTCCCCTGTTACGACCTTCAGGCAGCAGCGCTCATCATTGTGACCATGAAGCTTCTGTTCAAGCTGGATGATCAGACAGAGTG GATGCTGTCCAGGAAGGCAGATAAACGAAGAGAAAAACACCACATGAAGAAAAAGACCACAACAG GCAGCAAGATGTTCAGTTTGAGACGGTGGTATATGAGTGTCCAGCCTGCGCTGGAGAgtgccagggagagagaggagcaggctgaGGCCAG GCAGGCATGGAAATCCAAGAAGCCTGTCGTTCCAAACTTGAAAAACAAGACTTTGGTCCTAAAAAGGAGAC gTTTAAATCTTGCTTGGACGTAG